TGTGCGTGGCCTACGACGCTGATGGGCAGCCGGTCATGCGGCAGATGAAGGGCTGGGCCACGACGGACGGCGCGACCAGCCGCGCCACGCTGGCCAGGGAAGCCCAGGCGTACTTGGATCTGATCGAGGAGACCGTGGACTGCCCGGTGGTGATCTTCTCGGCCGGTCCGGCACGCGAACAGACCTACGGTGAGGTCAGCTGGCACTGATGGGCCAGGCGGCCTGATCGGGCCGTCCTGAAACCAATTTGACAATTGCCGCGCGTGGGGGTGACCTACACTCGCGGCATTCATGTTCATTCCGCCTTCACCTGGGCAGGATGAGAAGGAGCTCCACCTTGACCACGGAACCGATGATCAGCGCCGCTGACGAGAAACATGAAGTGCCCGGATTGCGCGCCCTCACCCACGGGTGGCTCGAAGCCATCGGCGAAGACCCGGAACGCGAGGGGCTCCAGAAAACCCCGCATCGCGTGGCGAAAGCCTGGGGGTTCCTGACGGCCGGCTACGCGAAATCCCTGAAGGATGCCGTAGGAGACGCAGTCTTTGCCGCCGACGGCAGCGAGATGGTGATCGTGAAGGACATCGAGTTCTACTCCATGTGCGAGCACCACATGCTGCCCTTTTACGGCCGGGCGCACATCGCGTACATCCCGGACGGCCAGATCCTGGGCCTGAGCAAGTTCGCGCGCATCGTGGACCTGTATTCCCGGCGGCTGCAGGTGCAGGAGCGCATCACGACGCAGATCGCGGACGCCGTTCAGGAGCTTCTGAATCCCAGGGGCGTGGCCGTGCTGATGGAAGGCGTGCACCTGTGCATGGCGATGCGGGGGGTGCAGAAGCAGAACTCCAGCACGACCACCTCGGCCATGCGGGGGCTGTTCAAGGATGACCCCCGAACCCGCGCCGAGTTCATGAGCGCGGTGCAGGGAACACTGCGCAGCCGTTGAGTACGGGGCTGGGCGGTGGCGTGGCCGCCTGAGTGAGCCTACTGTTCAGACGAGATCCAGAGTGCAGTCAGGACGGAGGGCATTGGCTGCCGCCCGTGCTGACTGCTTTGACGTTCGAGCCGGACAGTCCGCCCCAGCTGTGGCTCACGCCGTTCCCTTGCGGTGCTCCCGACCGGAAAGTGGAGCCTACTCCCTTCCCGTGGGCGCCTTAGTCCCCCTGTTTCCCCAGCCACGCAGCCAGCCACGGCAGTTTGCCGTTCACCTGCTCCCGCAGGCCGCCCCAGTACCGCCGGGACCAGCCCTCGATGGTGCGCTGCTTGCCACGCGCCACGGCCATGGCCCCCTCGGGTACATCGTCGTGCACCGCGCTCCCGGCGGCGATGAATGCAGCGTCCCCCACCGTGCGGGGGGCGATCAGGGTCGAGTTGCTGCCGATGAACACGCCCGCGCCGACCGCCGTGCGGTGCTTGTTCACGCCGTCGTAATTCGCGACGATGGTGCCCGCTCCGACGTTCGTTTCCTCACCGATGGTCACGTCGCCCAGGTAGGCGAGGTGTCCGGCCTTCACACCGGCCGCGAGTTGCGCGTTCTTCGTTTCCACGAAGTTCCCGATGTGCACGCCCACGCCGAGCACCGTGCCCGGACGCAGGCGCGCGAACGGCCCCACGTCACTGCCCGGTCCCACCCGTGCTCCCTCCAGCACGCTGTGTGGTTTCACGACCGCGCCCGCCTCTAGAATGCTGTCGCTGATCACCGCGTACGCGCCGACGGTCACGTCATCGGCAAGGCTGGTCTGGCCGCGCAGGATCACGCCGGGCTCCAGCGTCACGTCCCGCCCGAGCGTGACCGTGTCTTCGATATACACGGTCTCCGGCATGTGGATGGTCACGCCGGCCCGCATGTGATCGGTCGTGATGCGCTGCCGGATGATGCCCTCGGCCTCGGCCAGTCCGGTGCGGTCGTTCGCGCCGATGACCTCGCCCGGATCGTCCAGTTTGAAGGCGTGCACCTCGGACCCCTGGGCGCGGTACAGGCCCAGCAGATCCGTCAGGTAATACTCGCCGCTGGCATTATTGTTGGTAATTCGGTGCGCGAGATCCGTGGCGCGTGAGTCCAGCAGGTACACGCCGCTGTTGAATTCCCGCACGGTGCGTTCCAGCGCCGAGGCGTCCTTGTGCTCCACGATGCGTTCCACGTTGCCCTGCCGGTCACGGATGATCCGGCCATACCCGCTCGCGTCGGGCAGTTCGCCGGTCAGGATCGTGAACGCACTGTCGCGTTCTCGATGGTCGTCCAGCAGGGCGCGCAGGGTCTCCAAGCGTAGCAGGGGCGTATCGCCGTAGAGCACCAGCACGTCCGCGCCCTGGTGGTCGGTCAGGGCGTCCAGGCCGCACAGGAAGGCGTGCCCGGTGCCGAGCTGTTTTTCCTGTCGCGCGAACATCACGCCACTGCCGTTCAGGGCGGCCTCCACTTGATCCGCGCCGTGCCCGGTGACCACGACCACCTGCCGCGCCCCCACTTCCTGCGCGGCCTTTACGGCCCACGCGACCATCGGCCGGCCTGCGACCGGGTGTAGCACCTTCGGCACCGCCGACTTCATGCGGGTGCCCTGCCCGGCGGCCAGGATCACCACGTCCAGCGGACGTTCGTTTGCGTTCATGTCATGTCACCTTCCGGGAGTGTACTCGGGCCACAGGCCCACACCGACAGCCTCCAGCCGCGTGGTGCTGGGCTGCCCGGTGGATTGGTCAGGCTCCGGCCGGCGCCTTCGCGCTCGCGCCGTCCTGGGTCAGGAACTCACCCGTGGTGGCCGAGCGGTCGTCCGGGCGGGTGCGGATGCGGATCAGCATCCAGATGCTCACGATGATCAGCGGGATCGAGATCAGGTGCGTTTCTGTGAACAGTCCGATCCCGGCCTTGTCCAGGCCCTGGCTCAGGTACGCCTTCGGGAACAGGGGATTCAGGCGGAAGGTCTCCTCCCAGCCGGCGCGCAGGATCGAGTACCACAGCCAGAACTGCCAGAAGGCCCAGCCGGACTTGCGCGACCGCAGCCAGTAGTACGCGGCCACCGACAGGATGATGCCGATGATCACGCCGTACATCTGCGTGAAGTGCACTGGCGCGGTCATCACGACCTGCCCGCCGATGGTCTGGCAGTACTTCGACAGGTCGAGATCCGGATTGGGATTCGGCACGCACATGCCCTCGTGGAAAGCTCGCGCGGAGGCCGGCCAGTGGAAGCCGATGGGCCAGCCTGTCACGCGGCCCACGGTGTCCGTGCCGTTCATGATGTTCCCGATCCGCCCACCGATCACGCCGAAGGCCACTCCCGGCACCGCCAGATCCGCATAGCGGAAGAAATCGAAACGGTAGCGCCGCGCGAAGTAGATGATGGTCAGGATGCCGCCGATCAGGCCCCCGTGGATGCTGATTCCCCCGGCGCGCAGGTTGACGATATCCAGCAGGACGCGCGGGAAAGGAATTCCGGAGAACTGGTTCCAGGACGTCAGGACGAAGACCAGCCGCGCCCCCACCAGGCCCCACACGATCATCCACAGGATCATGTCGTTGAAGAGGTCAACGTTCAGGCCGCGCGCGCGGGCCATGCGGGTGCCGACCCACACGCCGGCCACGATGCCGAGCGTGATCAGCACGCCGTACCAGGCGATGGTGAACCCACCGATGTTCAGAAAGACAGGATTCATAAGTCGGTGCCAGTGTACGGCCTGCCGCGCTCCCGGTCACGGGTGGAAGTGGAACCATGCGAACGCCGCCCGACCCAGTACGTGGGTCGGGCGGCGTTCAGAGGCGCCGGTTCAGGTGCCCAGGATAGGCGTCTCGGCTTCCTCCGGCGGAGGCAGGCGGAACACGCGCGACAGGAGCACCCCCAGTTCGTACAGCAGGTACAGGGGCACGGCGACCATCAACATGTTTCCGGGATCGGGGGTGGGCGTGATGACGGCGGCGGCCACCATCACGGCGACCAGTGCGAAACGCCAGCCCTTGCGCAGCATCACGTGGTTCACGATCCCGATCTTGGTCAGGATGACCGCCAGGATTGGCAATTCGAAGGCCAGGCCAAAGGACACCAGGAAGGTCGTCATCAGGCCAATGAAGTTGTACAGGCCAAGGTTGGTGTCCAGCGGTCCGAAATCCAGCAGGAATTTCACCATGGCCGGCAGCACCAGTTCATAGCCGAACAGTGCCCCGCACAGGAACGACACGCCCGCCCCGATGATGAAGGGCAGCGCCCAACGCCGCTCGGTGGGGTACAGTCCTGGCGCGATGAAGCCCCAGACCTGCCCGAGAATCAGCGGCAGCGACAGGGCCAGGCCTGCCCAGAAGGACAGGTTCAAGCTCAGCAGGAACTGATCCGTCAGGTTGAAGGTCACGACCTTGACCTTGCCGCTCTGGTAGTTCACTGAGCCTTGCAACGGAGCTTCGATCAGCGCGATCAGCTGGGTGCGGTACTGGAAGGTGATGGCCATCGCCACGACCAGGATCACCACGCAAATGATCAGGCGCTTCCGCAGTTCGTCCAGGTGATCGAACAGCGGTGCGCTCTTGAGGTCGGCGCCTTGCGACATGACCGGAACCTCAGCTGCGGCGGTCGCTGACCGGCTGGGCGGTCACGTCCGCCATGGGGGCCCCCGTGACCGGGTCGAGCTGACGGCTCTGCACGTCGGTCACGGGCTTGGACGCGTCCGTGGTTTCCTTCTTGAACTCGCGGATGCCCTGACCCAGGCCCTTGCCGAGTTCGGAGAGTTTGCGGCCCCCGAAGAGCAGGGCAATCACGACGATCAGCAGAATGATTTCCAGGGGACCTAAGGACATGGGATGCCTCCAGTGCTGAGTTCGTTTCAGCGGTGTGCGGGTAGGGGGAGAAGGTGGGCTGAGACCGAACGGCTTGCCGCATCATCGGCGTGAACACCCAGGCATATGCTCGACCGGCCCGGCCGGATCATCACCCAACCTTAAGCTAGCCCCCTGGCGTTCAGCGAGTGTTAAGAGTCTGTCGCAGAACGCACCTTTAGGGCGAATCGACAGGCTGGTGTCGGCGCTCCTGTGGCTGGCGATAGGTCGGCCTTGCAGGCCGTGTCAGCCGGACAACCGCGTCCGCACAGGTGTGGTCTGTAATGTTTCCCGAGCCATTCCATCTGGCGGCCATCTCCGACTCACCCGGCGGGGGGTGATCCAAGTCCGGTGGCCCCGCATATCTCTGGTCAGGTGGATGGCCCTCCGGAGTGCCGGGGGTGCCGACAGCCACTCCCACATGGCGGCAGAGCGCTTCCATCCTCTGACAAGGAGTTCAACATGCCCAATATTGGTGCCCCGGAACTGATCGTGATCCTGATTGTTGCCCTGGTCGTCTTCGGACCGCGCAAGCTGCCGGAACTCGGCAAGAGCCTCGGCGCGGGCCTGCGCGAGTTCCGCAAGGTCACGAGTGGCGTGACCGAAGAATTCAAGACCACCGTAGCCGCACCGAGCATCGCGCCGGTACAGGCCGTGCCCGCCACAGCGGTGACGGCCCCCACCGAGTCGGCGCCGCGCGTGTCCTGAAGGGTGTGGCGTGTTCCGGGTGGCCCGGAGCGCGTGAAGTCGTCGGCGTTCAGACCGTTCTGTAAGGCGCGGTAAGGATAGGGTCCATACGGCCGTCATGCGCTTTGTTAACCTGTGCTGGCACCCATGACGGAACTCGGCCACCTGCACGACACCCCAGATGAGACGCTGATGCTCATGATGGCTGGCCGTCACGAGGAGGCCCTGCGGGAACTGCACCGCCGCTATGCCCGGCTGCTCTACGGGTTGGGTGGGCGCATGCTCCGGCAACCGGACGACGTGGATTCCTGCGTGCAGGACGCCTTCATGAATGCCTGGAAGCACGCGGCCCGCTTCGATCCCAGCCGCGCCAAGGCCAAGACGTGGCTGGTGAGCATCGCCCACCACCGCTTCCTGCAACAGCTTCGTGATCGGCCGGACGCCACCCTGGAACTCGAAGACTGGGATGAACCGACGGCCGCCACCGACCCCACGGACGCCATCGTGGCCCAACAGGCGATGACCGCCCTGGACGACTCGCAACGGCATCTGGTGGAGTTGATGTACTACCGGGGTTACACGCACTCCGAACTCGCCACGATCACCGGCCTGCCCCTGGGCACAGTAAAATCCCGTCTGCGGATCGCCCTGGAGCACATGAGGACTTCGCTCGCACCCGGCGGAAAGGAGGGGAAAGACCGTGGAACATGAAGAACGCCTGCTCGCCAGCGCCCTCGGCCAGCTTTCCCCGGCCGAAGAGGCAGCGCTGCAGGAACAGCTGAAGACGGATCCAGCTCTGCAACAGGAATGGCAGGCGTTGCACGAGACCCTCAGCTCCCTGCTCGATGACCTTGATTTAGAGCAGGTGACGATTCCGGCGGACGCCGAGGATCGCCTGATCGCGCGGTTGCACGTTGAGAATCTCAGCAGCGCGGATACCAGCGACATAGGCACGTCTGTCCCCCTCGTTTCAGGGGTCACGCCGGCCACGACGCCGATGCCCGTTCCCACTGCTGCGCCGGATGTGCGTAACCTGGCCCGTCGGTCTGCGTGGTGGCTGGTGCTGCCCCTGGGCCTCGCGGCAGCGGTCGCTCTGCTCTTTGCCCTCCGTCCGTCCGGTGATCCTCTGGAGCGGTACGCGCATACTCCCGGTGCTGTCAGCACCCCTGTCCTGGCCAGCGGTCAGCCGCTCGGCACCCTCGTGCGCCTTGCCAACGGCCGTGTGTTCGTGCAGCTGAATCGGCCTGCCGATCCCGGCCGAACCTACCAGCTGTGGCAGATTCAGGCGGGGACTCCGGTTTCCCTTGGCGTGTTCGACGAGGCGGGCCTGCTCACGGCCGCCCTGCCGCCCCATGCGACCATTGCGGTCAGTGTCGAACCGGCTGGTGGAAGCCCGCAACCCACCACGAAGCCGCTGTTTGCCCAGTCCGTATAGAGGCCATGATCAGCGCCCTGCCGTTCTGAAGGCAGGGCGTTGATCTTTGGCCGCGTTGTTGGGCTGGATCCACTACGCAGCCGCCAGCGTCTTTAGGCCATCTTCACGCTTGCACGATCCGTGATCCAACCGGCTGCACCTCGCTTAGAAGCTCAGTGAAGGCGCACCTGACCCACTCCTGACCGATGTTCCGCTGCGGGACTTGGTTCACGGCCTGCCCCTCCATCCGCCCCGTTCCCGCCCCTAGTCCACGGAGGTTCCACCATGTCCCAGAACGTTTCTACACGCCGCAAGTTCCTCGGTATGACCGGCCTCATGGGTGCCGGCGCGGTGCTGTCGAGCTGCGCCACCACCATCGCCGCTGCTCCGGCCAAAGCGAACCTGGACGCCATTATCTTCAACTTCGCGCTGAACCTCGAATACCTGGAAGCGGCTTTCTACCTCGCGGCGACCGGCCGCCTCGCTGAACTCGACGCGGTGGGCGGTGACAGCAGCAAGGTGATCCTGCCCAGCGGCTTTACCGGCAAGGACGGCATCGGCGTTCCCGGCATGTCGGCGGGCGTGCGCGCCTACGCCAACGAGACGGCCACCGACGAGAAGAACCATGTCGCCGTGATCCGTGCGGTGCTGTCGGCGGCTGCGGGTGTCAACGGTCCCGTCGTACAGCCCACGCTCGACCTGACCAACTCGTTCCTGGCGGCGGGCAACCTGGCCTCTAAGGGCGCAATCACGGGCTTCAACCCCTTCGCCAACGAACTTTTCTTCCTGCACGGCGCGTTCGTGTTCGAGGATGTGGGCGTCTCGGCGTACAAGGGCGCGGCGCGCCTGCTGGTCGACGACACCGCCGGCGGCAACCTGGAGAACGCGGCGGGCATTCTGGCCGTCGAGGCCTACCACGCCGGCATGATCCGCACCCTGCTGTACCAGCAGAAGGACGTCGTGGCCGCCGCCGGCCTGACCGTCGCCCAGATCGTCCAGGCGATCAGTGACCTGCGCGACGCCGTGGACGGCAGCAGCGACGACGACCAGGGCATCACCTCCAGCGTGGCCACGGAATCCAACATCGTGCTCGCTGACAAGAACTCCATCGCGTACAGCCGCAGCCCCCGCAACGTGGCGAACATCGTGTTCTTGGACACAACCGGCGCGGCCACCAAGGGCGGCTTCTTCCCTAACGGTATCAGCGCCCAGACCGCCGGCACCGCGACCGTCGACTTCAGCAAGATCCTGTAAGACCAGTTCAGTCGGCTATAGGGCCTGGACGTCGTGGTGACCGACGTCCAGGCCCTCGTTTTGCCCGAATCTTCTGGTCAGATGCTCCAGCCGCCGTCCACCAGAATCTCCTGTCCCGTGATGTAAGCCGCCTCTTCCGTGGCCAGGAACGTGATGGCCGCCGCGACCTCGCCCGGCTGCCCGAACCGTCGGGCAGGAATGCGCGCCGTCAGTTTCTCGGCCTCGGCGGGATTGGCGTGCAGGGCCTTCAGCCGATCCGTGGCCGTGTAGCCGGGCGCCACCGTGTTGCACGTCACGCCGTCCTGCGCGACCTCCAGCGAGAGGGTACGCAGGTGGTTCGTGACGGCGGCCCGCATGGCATTGCTGATCGGCAGCGACAACGAGGGGCGGCCCACGGTGAGGCTGGTGATCGCGATGATCCGTCCCCACCGGCGCTCGCGCATGCCGCCCAGGACGCGCTCCACCAGCCGGGTGGTACTGAGGAAGGTCGTCTCGAAGCCGCGCTGCCAGGCCTCGTCACCGACCTGACTGGGCAGGCTGGGGGGAGGGCCGCCCGCGTTGCTGACCAGGATGTCCACCTCACCGGCAGCTGCCACAGCCGCCTGCACGCCCTCGGGAGTGCTGACGTCCGCGACCACCCAGCGGATCCCGAGGGTCTCGGCGGCGCTGCGGAGCGTGGCTTCGTTTCTGGCGGCGATGGTCACGTCGGCTCCCTGATCACGCAGTTGCGCGGCGGCAGCCAGCCCGATGCCCTTGCTGCCACCCGTGACCAGCGCGCGTTTCCCGTCGAGTCTGAAGAGTGCCATGCCCGCAGGGTAGCGGGTTCGCGCTCAGGACATGACCGGAACGCTGTGCCGCGGCTGGCACACTCCCGAACTGGTGGCGAAGCAGGGTCGCCTCAGATCCGGATGGTGACGCGGGCCTTGTCGTCCTCCAGGTGCACCGAGTCGATGAAGCGCACCACTCGGGTGGCGTAGCCCATCACCAGCGTGTGCGTCCGGGCCCCGCCCGCGAAGCGCCGCACGCCGTTCAGCAGTTCCCCGTACGTGATCCCGGTCGCGCTGAACACCATCTGTGCGCCGGGGGCCAGATCGGCCGTCTTGTACACGCGGTGTTCGTCCACGCCCATCTCGCGGAAGCGCGCGCGCATGGCGTCGTCCTCGGCCAGGAAGCGGCCCTGGATCTCCGCGCCCAGGCACTTGCACGCGGCGGCCGACAGCACGCCTTCCGGCGCTCCGCCCGAGCCCATCAGGGCGTGCACGCCCGTGCCGCGCACGCCCACGGCGAGGCCTGCGACCACGTCGCCGTCGCCGATCAGCTTCACGCGGGCACCGGTGGCGCGCACGCGGCGGATCAGGTCGACGTGCCGTTCCCGATCCAGAATCGTGATCATGAGGTCGTCCACTTCCCGGTCGAGGCTCTGCGCGATCACGTTCAGGTTCGCCTCGACCGGCCAGTCCAGGTTCACGCGCCCGGCGGCCGGGGGCGGCACGATCAGCTTGTCCATGTAGCAGTCCGGAGCGTGCATCAGGCCGCCGCGTTCCGACAGGGCGATCACGGCCAGCCCGTTCGGCAGACCCTTGGCGGTCACCTCAGTGCCCTCGACCGGATCCACGGCGATGTCCACCTCGTACTGCCCGTGGCCGACCTGCTCCCCGATGTACAGCATGGGGGCCTCATCCATCTCGCCCTCGCCGATCACGACGGTGCCCCGGATATCCAGGGAGTTCAGCAGGCCGCGCATGGCCTCGGTGCCCGCGCCGTCCACGGCGTTCTTGTCGCCCAGACCCAGGTAGCGGCTGGCGGCCAGGGCAGCCCCCTCCGTGACGCGCGCGGTCTCTAGCACCAGCGCATGCTCGAAACTCTGTGAGTCCTTCCCACCGGGCGGCCGCGTGCTCGTCATGCTAGGAACGTAACACGCACCATCGTGCGACGCGCGCTGGGAGCGGTTCCAGCCGTGTCACCCGGTGGGGGAACCGGCGAGGCACGGGGAAGGGCCGGTTCGCGGCTTATGCTCGGAGCATGCCACACCGCACCCTGCTCCAGCGCGCGGCGCGCAAGGCACGGGGCTACCTGGCCAAGATCCGCCGCCTGCTGCGCAGCGTCCGTGCCGACCAGGCCCACCCGGACGACAGCTGGGCCGCCGCCCGACTCCAGCCAGCCGAATGGCTCGTGTACGCGGCAATGGATCCCCGCGACCGCGAGCACGCCTGCCGCGTGACGCAGGCCCTGCTGCGCGACCATCCGTACGCCCATCCGGAGGTCGTGGCCGCCGCGCTGCTCCACGACTGCGGCAAGAGTCTGCGCCCCTACCGCGTGGGCGAGCGCGTGCTGGTCGGACTGATCCCGAACCGGCTGGCCCGCGTCCTGCCGCCCCTCGGGGCGCTCGGGATCAGAGCCCACCACCCGGAACTCGGTGCCCGGCTGCTCGCCCACGCAGGCGCACGTCCCCACGTGGCGCGCCTGGTGGCCCGGCATCACCACCCGGGCGGCGATCCGGACGCCATGCTGCTGCACGAGTACGACGACCGGGAGTAGACGGCGTTCAGGTCAGGGCGCGGCGCCGACCGTTACTTTCGGGGCGCGCACCCAGAGGGCACGGCCCTTCTCGTCCTGCACGCGGGCCACGACCTGCACCGTCTGTCCGGCCCTCAACCCCGCAGCACTGCCCGACGCGGTGCCCTGCATGCAGGTGGAACCACATGTGCTGCGCTGTGCCGAACCGACCGCACCCTTCCACACGCCCGCGTCCGTGACCACATACACGCCGGTCAACCGCAGTCCGGGTCCGAGGGAGCGATCCGCATGAAGGCGAACCTGTACCTTGAACGTGCCACTCCGCACCGTCGGCATGGCCAGCGCGGTCACGAGGGTGCCAGAGACGTTCAGTGTGGCCGGAGCGCCCAGCAGTTCGACCGTCGGCGTCGGAGCCTGCGGGGCCGAACAGCCGGCCAGAACCAGCATGGTCAGGAGCAGCAGGACGCGCCTCATGCGGCAAGAGTAGGGGACGGCCGTGAGACGCGCATGCGCCGCCGCTCAAGCCGGGTAGCGGCCTACCAGTCCAGATCCGGAATGGTGCCCACCCGATCCGCCGGCTGATCCGACACCAGGCTGTAGGTCACGACGTATGTGCCCGGTACGACCTGGGCGAGCACCACCGCGTCCCCATCGAACCGCGCCTTCGGGGCGGTGCCCTGGGGGCCCTGCACGTTCAGGCCGGAGCGCGTCCCACCCGTGGGCAGCGGATCGATCAACCGCACATTGGCCAGGGTACTGTCCACGGCGAGGCGCAACGTCACGGTGTAGCCGCCGGTCACGGCGTCCAGCGTCTTCGCCAGACTGGCCCGCGCGCCGCCCTGGACGTTGCGCGTCACGTTCGATCCGCCGGGACTGCGAACCCGCGCCGCGCCGGTTGTGCGCAGGTCGATGGGATCCAGGATCGCCTCGGCACTGTCGCTGCGACACACCCGGACCGGTACCTTCAGGCGCAGGGGCAGCCCGGCACTGAATTCCCCCGGCACCTCCAGCGGGTAATCGGTGGTCCAGCCGCTGGGCAGCGTGAGCTTCAGGCGGCCCGGCAGACGCTGCGGGAAATCCGTGTGGGCGGTCGCGGTGAGCTGAGTAACGTCGCAGGCGTTCACGATATCCGGACTGGTCACCAGCGTGATGTCGGCCTGCACGCGGTACTCGATGGTCACGTGGGACGTGGCGCTGTCGGTCACGTGGCCGGGCAGGGGAGGGCTGACGGTCGCGCCGGGTACCACGCCGGGCTTGACCGGGTAGTCGCCGGGGGCCAGCGGCACGGTGCCGGGCGTGCTCAGCGTGCGGCCCGCGACCTCGAAGGGGGTGCCGGTCAGCGGGAGGCGCTGCGTACCGTAGATCGCCACGGCGTCCACCGTGAGCCGCCCCGACGGGGGCCGGGCCATGAAGCGCACCTTGGTGAAGCCCGGCTGGAAGCGCACCTCGGCGGGCGACGTGATGTTCCCGGTGCCCTGCACGATGCTCGCGCTGATCGGCACGTACCCGGCCGGCAACAGGGGCCGCACGACAGAATCGCCGACCAGCGCGTATGAGGCCCCGGGAATCGGCTGGCCCTGCGGATCGACTACGTCCACCAGCAGCTGGTTGCTGACCTTCAGACCCTCTGGCGGGGTGAAGCCGCCCACCTGTGCCCGCACGGGCTGACCGTCCAGCCGGAAGGAATACCGGATGGCATTGCTGAACTGCTTGGTGGTCGGCAGCACGCGAATGTAGATCTGCCACGGGCCGACCATGGCGGCCGTGATCACGAAGGGATCGGTCACGGTCTCGCCGTTCCCGCTGACCTTCAGGTTCACGCGGGTGCCGCCGGGCTGTACCACCCAGGTTTCCGCCTCTCCGGGCCCGTCGACGTCGTAATTCTGGAGGCCCACGGTCTTCCCGACCCAGTCGGGCGTGACGTTCAGCGTGGCGGCCAGCACCGCCGTCTTCTCGCTCGCGCGGGCATTCACGCTGAAATCGCTGGTTTCCAGTACGAAGGGCGGCGCAACCCGCAGCGCGAAGGAATTCTTGCCATCGCCGCTGCTCACGACCTTCAGGGTATAGACGCCGGCCGCCAGTCCTCCGGCGAACAGGCTCTCCCAGGTGTGTTCCCGGTTCATCCCATAGCGCCGTTCAAGAACAAGGCCGCCCGGCCCGCTCAGCGTGAACGTACTCTGGAACACCTCGTTCTTCTTGTAGATCTCGTCGCCGAAGTACCCGGCGCTGCGCCGCCCGTCCACGTAATCCGCGAGGTTGAACGTCGGGCTGTACACCTCCAGCCCCACCGGCTTCCCGGCGTCCTGGTCGGAGACGCGGATCACGTAGGATTCCTGTGCCTGGGGCCATTTCTGCCCCACGGACACCAGGGGCAGGACGCCCTGCACCTGCGCGTCCGCCTCACCCGCCACGAAGACAGAGGCCAGCACGGTCAACATGGAGATCACGGTCTGCAGCAAGGGCGTGGGCATGGCTGCCCCGAGAATACACGTGCCTTCCAGCCGCGCCGGATCACGCGCTACAGTGCCCCCATGACTGCGGCGCCCCCGCCCGAGTTCGCCGCGCGCGC
The Deinococcus sp. KSM4-11 DNA segment above includes these coding regions:
- the folE gene encoding GTP cyclohydrolase I FolE, translated to MRRSSTLTTEPMISAADEKHEVPGLRALTHGWLEAIGEDPEREGLQKTPHRVAKAWGFLTAGYAKSLKDAVGDAVFAADGSEMVIVKDIEFYSMCEHHMLPFYGRAHIAYIPDGQILGLSKFARIVDLYSRRLQVQERITTQIADAVQELLNPRGVAVLMEGVHLCMAMRGVQKQNSSTTTSAMRGLFKDDPRTRAEFMSAVQGTLRSR
- the glmU gene encoding bifunctional UDP-N-acetylglucosamine diphosphorylase/glucosamine-1-phosphate N-acetyltransferase GlmU, whose translation is MNANERPLDVVILAAGQGTRMKSAVPKVLHPVAGRPMVAWAVKAAQEVGARQVVVVTGHGADQVEAALNGSGVMFARQEKQLGTGHAFLCGLDALTDHQGADVLVLYGDTPLLRLETLRALLDDHRERDSAFTILTGELPDASGYGRIIRDRQGNVERIVEHKDASALERTVREFNSGVYLLDSRATDLAHRITNNNASGEYYLTDLLGLYRAQGSEVHAFKLDDPGEVIGANDRTGLAEAEGIIRQRITTDHMRAGVTIHMPETVYIEDTVTLGRDVTLEPGVILRGQTSLADDVTVGAYAVISDSILEAGAVVKPHSVLEGARVGPGSDVGPFARLRPGTVLGVGVHIGNFVETKNAQLAAGVKAGHLAYLGDVTIGEETNVGAGTIVANYDGVNKHRTAVGAGVFIGSNSTLIAPRTVGDAAFIAAGSAVHDDVPEGAMAVARGKQRTIEGWSRRYWGGLREQVNGKLPWLAAWLGKQGD
- a CDS encoding prolipoprotein diacylglyceryl transferase, translating into MNPVFLNIGGFTIAWYGVLITLGIVAGVWVGTRMARARGLNVDLFNDMILWMIVWGLVGARLVFVLTSWNQFSGIPFPRVLLDIVNLRAGGISIHGGLIGGILTIIYFARRYRFDFFRYADLAVPGVAFGVIGGRIGNIMNGTDTVGRVTGWPIGFHWPASARAFHEGMCVPNPNPDLDLSKYCQTIGGQVVMTAPVHFTQMYGVIIGIILSVAAYYWLRSRKSGWAFWQFWLWYSILRAGWEETFRLNPLFPKAYLSQGLDKAGIGLFTETHLISIPLIIVSIWMLIRIRTRPDDRSATTGEFLTQDGASAKAPAGA
- the tatC gene encoding twin-arginine translocase subunit TatC, whose protein sequence is MSQGADLKSAPLFDHLDELRKRLIICVVILVVAMAITFQYRTQLIALIEAPLQGSVNYQSGKVKVVTFNLTDQFLLSLNLSFWAGLALSLPLILGQVWGFIAPGLYPTERRWALPFIIGAGVSFLCGALFGYELVLPAMVKFLLDFGPLDTNLGLYNFIGLMTTFLVSFGLAFELPILAVILTKIGIVNHVMLRKGWRFALVAVMVAAAVITPTPDPGNMLMVAVPLYLLYELGVLLSRVFRLPPPEEAETPILGT
- a CDS encoding twin-arginine translocase TatA/TatE family subunit, which translates into the protein MSLGPLEIILLIVVIALLFGGRKLSELGKGLGQGIREFKKETTDASKPVTDVQSRQLDPVTGAPMADVTAQPVSDRRS
- a CDS encoding twin-arginine translocase TatA/TatE family subunit, encoding MPNIGAPELIVILIVALVVFGPRKLPELGKSLGAGLREFRKVTSGVTEEFKTTVAAPSIAPVQAVPATAVTAPTESAPRVS
- a CDS encoding sigma-70 family RNA polymerase sigma factor, with the protein product MTELGHLHDTPDETLMLMMAGRHEEALRELHRRYARLLYGLGGRMLRQPDDVDSCVQDAFMNAWKHAARFDPSRAKAKTWLVSIAHHRFLQQLRDRPDATLELEDWDEPTAATDPTDAIVAQQAMTALDDSQRHLVELMYYRGYTHSELATITGLPLGTVKSRLRIALEHMRTSLAPGGKEGKDRGT
- a CDS encoding anti-sigma factor domain-containing protein, producing MEHEERLLASALGQLSPAEEAALQEQLKTDPALQQEWQALHETLSSLLDDLDLEQVTIPADAEDRLIARLHVENLSSADTSDIGTSVPLVSGVTPATTPMPVPTAAPDVRNLARRSAWWLVLPLGLAAAVALLFALRPSGDPLERYAHTPGAVSTPVLASGQPLGTLVRLANGRVFVQLNRPADPGRTYQLWQIQAGTPVSLGVFDEAGLLTAALPPHATIAVSVEPAGGSPQPTTKPLFAQSV